The window AAGTGGTTGGGCTCCTGCGGAAAGGCGCTCAGAAATGGGGCCCGCACGTTGAGCAAATACTCTTTGCGCCGGGCCGAGTACGCCAGCCCCGGCCCCGGTACGGCCCGGGGCTCCACTAGGTGCACATCCACCGGATAAGGCCCGCCGGGCAGGCGGGCCAGCTGGACCAGGAGCATAGAGCCGGAGAAGCCTCCGCCCAGAATCGTAATCGTTCGTCTTGATGACACCGGCGCTGGTTGTGGGGTGGGAGCAGAACGGAATAGGGCCAGAAAATGCGCGAAAAAATCCGGTCTGAAAAATCCGGCCGCGCGGTAGAGCCCGAATTCAGGTGGTCAAAAACAAACCGCCCGACCGTAAACTACATACGGTCGGGCGGCTGGAATGACGGAGCTCAACGGGCAAAAATGCCGCGTGGGCCACAATTTTATAGGTACTGGCCCGGCACGAGGTAGTTGCGCACGTAGTCGTCGATGCCGTCTTCGAGGCGGGTGAAAGGCCGGTCGTAGCCGATGCCGCGCAGCTTGCTCATATCGGCCTGGGTGTAGTACTGGTAGGTGTCGCGAATGTCCTCGGGCGTGTCGCGGAAGCGGATGTCGGCGGTGCGGTCCAGGGCTTTGAACGTGTTCAGGGTCAAGTCCAGGAAGGTACGGGCCTCGCCGGTGCCCAGGTTGTAGATGCCCGAGTGCTGGCGGTTGTGCATCAAAAAGTAGCACACTTCCACCACGTCCTTCACGTACACAAAGTCGCGCTGCTGCTCGCCGTCGGCAAAATCGGGGTTGTGGGAGCGGAACAGGGTCATGGAGCCGTGCTGCCGGATCTGCTCGAAGGCGTGGAATATCACCGAGGCCATGCGGCCCTTGTGGTACTCGTTGGGCCCGTACACGTTGAAAAACTTCAGGCCGGCCCAGAAAAACGGTTTCTCGGGCTGCTGCACGGCCCAGTTGTCGAAGTCGTTCTTCGAGTCGCCGTAGGGGTTCAGGGGGCGCAGCAGCGGCAGCAGGGCGTCGTCGTCGGAGTAGCCCAGGGTGCCCGAGCCGTAAGTGGCCGCCGAGGAGGCGTACACCAGCGGCAGCTGGTACTGGCAGCAGGCCCGCCACATTTTCTGCGAATACTCCAGGTTGAGCAAGTCGAAAACGGCCTTGTCCTGCTCCGTGGTGTCGGTGCGGGCCCCGAGGTGGAAGATGAACTCCACCTGCTCGTGGTTTTTGTCGAGCCAGTCGAAGAACTCGTTGCGGTCCACGTACTCGCGCAGGCGCTTGCCTTTGAGGTTGGCGAGTTTGCGCTCCACGGCGAAATTGTCCACCACCACGATGTCGTTGAAGTTGGCGGCGTTCAGGCGGGTAACAAGGCAGCTGGCAATAAAGCCGGCCGCTCCGGTGACAACAATCATAAGGCTGATATTTTGGCCAAAAGTAGGGAAAAACGCCGGGCTGAGCCGCAGGGCAGAGTAGCGCGAACTTAGTAGTTCGCGTGAATGAACGACAAACAGTGCTGCGTATCGTTCATTCACGCGAACTACTAAGTTCGCGCTACTACCTTTGGCCCATGATGCGTTTTCCGTTTCCGCTGCCGGCGCTGCTGTTGTCGGCACTGCTGCTCACTGCCGGCTGCCAGTCGAATGATAAGCCGGCTGCCGCTACCACCGGGGCCGCCCCCCAGCACGTCACCGATGACTTAGGCCACCAGCTGACCATCCCGGCCCAGCCCCGCCGCATTATGAGCCTGGCCGCCTCCATGACGGAAATGCTCTACGCCGTGGCCGATACCAGCACCATCGTGGCCCGCACCCAGGTCTGCGACTACCCGCAGGCCGTCTTGCGCAAGCGCGTTATCAACAGCTACCCGCTCGATATTGAAGGCCTCGTGGCCCTGCACCCCGACGTGGTGTTTACCACCGAAGGCATTACGTCCCTCGATGACATTGCCCGCCTCGAAAAGCTCGGCATCCCGGTGTATTGCCAGCGCTACACTACCGTAAATGACATTTTCCGCGGCCTTACCGACCTGGGCCGCCTGTTGGGCCGCCCCGCGCAAGC of the Hymenobacter chitinivorans DSM 11115 genome contains:
- the rfaD gene encoding ADP-glyceromanno-heptose 6-epimerase is translated as MIVVTGAAGFIASCLVTRLNAANFNDIVVVDNFAVERKLANLKGKRLREYVDRNEFFDWLDKNHEQVEFIFHLGARTDTTEQDKAVFDLLNLEYSQKMWRACCQYQLPLVYASSAATYGSGTLGYSDDDALLPLLRPLNPYGDSKNDFDNWAVQQPEKPFFWAGLKFFNVYGPNEYHKGRMASVIFHAFEQIRQHGSMTLFRSHNPDFADGEQQRDFVYVKDVVEVCYFLMHNRQHSGIYNLGTGEARTFLDLTLNTFKALDRTADIRFRDTPEDIRDTYQYYTQADMSKLRGIGYDRPFTRLEDGIDDYVRNYLVPGQYL
- a CDS encoding ABC transporter substrate-binding protein → MMRFPFPLPALLLSALLLTAGCQSNDKPAAATTGAAPQHVTDDLGHQLTIPAQPRRIMSLAASMTEMLYAVADTSTIVARTQVCDYPQAVLRKRVINSYPLDIEGLVALHPDVVFTTEGITSLDDIARLEKLGIPVYCQRYTTVNDIFRGLTDLGRLLGRPAQAQKLTDSLAAELKTVTQRPPGSSARPRVLAITWQDPIYVYGENTLFTDRIRLAGGQNAVTEHFAQPYPALTREYILKLNPDVLIGGSFGKLDSTFFKTYPELKRIRAYQSRRVYAITGDLMERPSPRVVESVRELQRLLQQP